Proteins encoded together in one Benincasa hispida cultivar B227 chromosome 1, ASM972705v1, whole genome shotgun sequence window:
- the LOC120090600 gene encoding protein DMP2-like, whose product MATSGKQKTLTGAGDLIRILPTGTVFLFQFLSPILTNSGDCNSFNRSLSLIFILLCGLSCFLSSFTDSYIGHDGTIHLAFATPTGLWPAPAPASVDLSAYKLQVGDFVHATLSAAVFAVLVVLDSDTVRCFFPSLVAEDKLLVQVLPPVVGAVSSAVFVMFPNTRHGFGYHSTATSTGVQKAALS is encoded by the coding sequence ATGGCCACCTCCGGGAAACAAAAAACACTAACCGGCGCCGGCGACCTGATCAGAATCCTGCCGACCGGCACCGTCTTCCTTTTCCAATTCCTCAGCCCAATCCTCACCAACAGCGGCGACTGCAACTCCTTCAACAGATCTCTCTCCCTCATCTTCATCCTCCTCTGCGGCCTCTCCTGCTTCCTCTCCTCCTTCACCGATTCCTACATCGGCCACGATGGCACCATCCATTTGGCCTTCGCCACCCCCACCGGACTTTGGCCGGCGCCGGCGCCGGCGTCGGTGGACTTATCGGCCTATAAACTCCAGGTGGGGGACTTCGTCCACGCCACGCTGTCGGCCGCCGTGTTTGCGGTCCTAGTAGTGCTCGACTCTGACACGGTGCGGTGTTTTTTCCCGAGCCTGGTGGCAGAGGATAAACTGTTGGTACAGGTTCTGCCGCCGGTGGTTGGAGCGGTTTCGAGCGCGGTGTTTGTTATGTTCCCTAATACTCGCCATGGCTTTGGGTACCATTCAACTGCAACTTCCACTGGAGTTCAAAAAGCTGCATTAAGCTAA